The genomic region cattcttgaaGGATAGTTCTACTGATTATAGAAtttttggttgacagttttttttttcaacaccTTAAGTATGCCAACCCATTGCCCTCTGGCCTTGAGGGgtgttttcccccttttcctccccctcccccaccatgctgtttttgctgtgtccattcactgtgtaatcttctatatgtatttctctttttgtcttctccccttgtctttctcctctaggattcaccaggattcaatcccggggacctctgatgtggagagaggttccctgtcaattgtgccacctcagttcctggtttctgctgtgcttcaccttgactctctcctttgtctctcttttgttgcgtcatcacctTGCCGCGTGACTCACTTGAACAGGCACTGgtcaccgcgtgggcacttggctcaccgcacaggcactggccCACCAGGCAGGCGcttggcactcagctcaccacgtgggcactcgtgcagCACTCAGCTCCCCACGCGGGCACTTACAGGGGCAcgtggctcaccacatgggcacttagctcgccacgcaggcacccacatgggcactcagctccctgcctgggcacttggttcactgcgtgagcactggcttgccacacgggcacgctttctcttctttttcaccaggaggccgcaaggatggaacccaggtcctcccatattgtaggcagaggcctttcacttgagccatgtccgcttccctcttgaCGGTTTTTGATAAGTCATCTGTCCATCTTGAGTATCCCTTGAGTGCGGtaagttgcttctctcttgctgctctcaggattctttgtcttttgataGTTTGACTATAATGTGTCTCAAAGTAGATTTCTTAGAGTTCGTTGGATTCTTGACTGTGTAGactcatgtctttcatcaaatttgggaagctCTATGCcactttttcttcccctttcacCTCTCTTTCCCTGCAAGGATCCTGTGACACATGTGGTAGGACCCTTGATCGTGTCCCACAGTTCTCTTCGACTCTGTTCATTTTCGGTGTTTTCTCTTGGCTCCTCAGTCTGGATAATCTCAGTTGACCTATTTTCAAGTTTCCTGATTCTTCTGCCTGCTTAAATCTACTGTTGAGCCCCTCTAGTCATATATTCATTTCAGATATAGTATTTTTCCTCTCCAGTTTTTCTATATGTGCCCTTCTTATAATTCtgtgtctttcattttattttctgtttggtGAGACGCTGTTCTCCTGAGTTCCTTTACCTCTTTGTCCATGGTTTCCTTCAGCTATTCAAGCACATTTAAGAcagctgattttaaaatatttgttgagtaagtCCAATGTCTGAGCTCCCTTGGGGCCAGTGTCTATTGACCTTTTTCTTGTGAATGAACCAtacattcctgtttctttgcctgCCTCATACTTTATGGTTgaaactggacattttaataGTATAATATGGTAACTCTGGCCATCAGATTTTCCCCACCTTACAAGGCTTATGACCGCTGTTGCGGATTGTTGTTTAGTGACTTTTATCAGCTATTTTTGTGAAGACTGTCTTCTTTGCCACGTGTGGTCATTGTAATGTGTTCTATTAGCTTAGTAGTCAATTCATGGtttgacagagatttccttaaataCCTGCAGccaaggaggaaaagaaagaaaccctCCCAGGGTTTGCTGTTTGCCCGTGTCTGCACTCCTCGCGCATTCTGCCAGCACCCTGCGCTTCCCACCTACGGAGCCTGAAGGCGCGCCTAGGGGAGCGTTGGCCACTCGGGGCCTCGGGGGGTGTGCTGGCCCTCGCCCCTGCAGCCTGCTCGGTGTGCGCGGCGCCCGCCTCGCCCCTGCAGCCTGCTCGGTGTGCGcggcgcccgccccgcccctgcaGCCTGCGCGGTGTGCTCGGCGCCCGCGGGGGTGCTCAAGGCCCTTCCACGCAGCCCCTCCCTGGCTGTTCGGTCTGGCTGCTGCCTCCTGTCTCGCTGTCCCCTGGGAGCTGCAGCTGTGCGCTGGCCTCTGTGTAAGTACAGGCCGAGCAGGGTGAAACCAAGCCCATGTCTGCGCGCTCCTCCGGGACCACCGGACAGCTCAAAACCACAACCACGTTCGCCACAAACAAGGTCCAGGGactgggtgtggctcagtggctgagcgcctgcccCCCAGGTATGAGGTCCCCGCTCAATCCCTGCACCTCCTACAAAAGCAGAGAACAAGGTCCACGTTGCTCCCGCTGGCGCCCTCTGCCCCCGGCCGCCGAGCGAGGCAGTGGTTGGTGGGCAGGTGGGTTCAGCCTCCACAGAGCTGTCTCGTTAAGCATTCCCCTGGTAGTTTTAAGTTTTTGATGAGTGTCCAGACTTCCAGGAAAGTGGATTCTGCCAGCATCTGCCAGCCTAATCCTTGCCGCGGGGAGGGACAGGGATTCGCAAGTCCCTTGTGCCCTTTTTGGCAATCTCCTGTCCAGTTAGTTTTGAATCCTCAAAGATGCAGACAGTGCCCGCCCTCAGCCCTCTGCTGTGGACGATGCAGGCAGTGTCCACCCTCAGCCCTCTGCAGTGGGCGATGAAGGCAGTGTCTGCCCTCAGCCCTCTGCTGTGGACGATGCAGGCAGTGCGCGCCCTCAGCCCTCTGCAGTGGACCATGCAGACAGTGTCCACCCTCAGCCCTCTGCTGTGGACGATGGAGGCAGTGCCCGCCCTCAGCCCTCTGCTGTGGACGATGGAGGCAGTGCGCGCCCTCAGCCCTCTGCAGTGGACCATGCAGACAGTGTCCACCCTCAGCCCTCTGCTGTGGACGATGCAGGCAGTGCGCGCCCTCAGCCCTCTGCAGTGGACCATGCAGACAGTGTCCACCCTCAGCCCTCTGCTGTGGACGATGGAGGCAGTGCCCGCCCTCAGCCCTCTGCTGTGGACGATGGAGGCAGTGCGCGCCCTCAGCCCTCTGCAGTGGACCATGCAGACAGTGTCCACCCTCAGCCCTCTGCTGTGGACGATGCAGGCAGTGCGCGCCCTCAGCCCTCTGCAGTGGACCATGCAGACAGTGTCCACCCTCAGCCCTCTGCTGTGGACGATGGAGGCAGTGCCCGCCCTCAGCCCTCTGCTGTGGACGATGGAGGCAGTGCGCGCCCTCAGCCCTCTGCAGTGGACCATGCAGACAGTGTCCACCCTCAGCCCTCTGCTGTGGACGATGCAGGCAGTGCGCGCCCTCAGCCCTCTGCAGTGGACCATGCAGACAGTGCGCGCCCTCAGCCCTCTGCTGTGGACGATGGAGGCAGTGCCCGCCCTCAGCCCTCTGCTGTGGACGATGCAGGCAGTGCGCGCCCTCAGCCCTCTGCAGTGGACCATGCAGACAGTGTCCACCCTCAGCCCTCTGCTGTGGACGATGGAGGCAGTGCCCGCCCTCAGCCCTCTGCTGTGGACGATGCAGGCAGTGCCCGCCCTCAGCCCTCTGCTGTGGACGATGCAGGCAGTGCGCGCCCTCAGCCCTCTGCAGTGGACGAGGCAGGCAGTGTCCGCCCTCAGCCCTCTGCTGTGGACGATGGAGGCAGTGCCTGCCCTCAGCCCTCTGCTGTGGACGATGGAGGCAGTGCGCGCCCTCAGCCCACTGCGCAGTGGCAGCAGCTGGCCCCGCAGGCTGAGTGCTGTCCTCCGGGCCCCATCTGGGCTGGAGTCTCGCGCTGACCTTGGCTTTCTGTCCACGCAGGAGCAGCAGAGGCCCGGAGCGGGGAGGGGCTCCGCAGCGTTGCTGAGCATTAGCAGGCTCGTCTCACCGAGCAGGGGAGGGCAGCTCGTGGGGAGCGGGGCCAGCTGCTGGCCCTCCCTGCAGCACAGAGGCCGTCAGCGGGGTCGTGGCCCCTGGACAGAGGCCTCACCTTCTCCAGGCCTCATGTCCGTTTCTGCCTGCGAGCATGCCTCCATCTTCTTCCAGCTGGCCTTGACCTCTCGGGTGCTGGCCAGGAGGGCACCTGGGAAGAGGCCTGGGGTCCAGGGAGGGCAGGAGGTGGCGGGAAGGTCCAGGGTGCTGCCTGCCCCCAGGCTGGGAAGGGCGCCCGCCGGCCCCTGGCGCTGAGCGCCCAGCCTGTGCCCACCTGCCTGGGGCCCAGCTGTTACAGGCGAGCAGGGGCACCAGGGCAGCACACTCTCCTTTCGCTGGAAAACACTCTTCATAAAGTTACCTTTAAAAACCCATGCTCACTATACATACTGCAGAGAATACATAGAAATATGGAGGGAAAAACAACTCCACATTCAGCCCCGAGAGAGGACCCCACCAGACCAGGAGGGATTTACCCAGTGCTTCCAGCGAAATGGGGAGTAGAGGTgcaggggtttttgtttgtttttttaggtgccgggctgggggttgaacctgggacctcgtgtgtgggaggcCCCCACGCGGCCACCGAGACACACCTGCTCCCGAGTTGGTTTTctcgttgtttgcttgttgtttggttttttgttcttAGGAAGCACCGGGGACCCtgccaggacctcccgtgtgggaagcgggagctcgactgcttgagccacgccCGCTCCCCAGCCTTCAGCTCTGATCCTACTTTTACACTTCCCGCGTGACACTGGTGTAGACACGCGCTGGGCTCTCTTTGGATGgttcatgatttctgatgactTCTCCgtgttgggttgtttccagtttttaccATTAGCAGGCAAACAGAAGGACGGACTTTCCCTCCCACAGGCTGGGGTCCAGAAGGGAGCCCCtctccccccgccaccccccgcCCCTCCACCCTCTGCCCACAGGGCCCCCGCCCCCACACAGTGAGCCCTGCCCGCTGCCTCCTGccgccctcctctccccacacccGTCGTCACCCCCGACCAGGTGCCTGAGCTCACTCTCTCGGTGCTGGCCTGGGCAGTTTCCCACCCACAGGGATGACCGTGGGGTCGGCTTTGTAGATTTCGGTATTCTTCTGTGAGTTGCACCCATGGGTATCCTAAAGTTGCCTCCTTTGTCCCATTTGAGGCTTCTTACCCAGAATCCAATTTGTCCAAAATGCAGATTAGGGCCTTTCCACCGGGTGAGCCGGCCAGGCCCAGACCAGCTCGCCCTGTCGGATGCGCAGCAGTCCTCGCGCATCTCCTTGCCGGCTGCTCCGGAAGTCAGGCTGCCCCGGCCGAGGACGAGCGGCCACCGCCCGCCTCTCTCCTGCTGTCTTTTGCACGGGGTGGGGCGGCCAGGAGTGACGCTATGTCGGATGCCTTTTCCTGGGGAACTGAATCACTTAACCAGGCAACACTTGGAATAGGCTCAGGAAGCAGCGGCACATCCAGACGATGGAAAGCCGTGCCGCAAGCGGCGTGCTGGCGCCTGGCTCGAAGGGGCACAAAGAGCGGGCACGAGGAGTGGGCCACGAAGGGGGCTCTGGCCGCTTGGCAGCCGCGTGCTTGTGCGCTGCTCGCAAGCTAAGAACGGACTTTACCTTTTTACACGTCAAGAGAAAATCGAGGGCTTTTCATGACATGAGGTGCCTGGAGGTAGAGTTGGCATCCGCCTGCGTGGTCCACACAAGCTCAGGGCCGCCGAGTGGCCATGGCACACGTGGCCCACGGAGCCGGCCGGAGGGGTTACAGCCCCTGAGCCGCACCGGCACGGGCAGGTCCCCCGTTCGCACGCAGGGCGCTGCATCAGCCGTGGCTTCTCTGTTCTTCTCTGCCTCTGCCGCGTTTCCGTTTTGTCCCTTAAACGAGCATGTACTGCCTTCACAGCAATAAAAAGTAACGAGTAAACGTAGACATTCTCCAGTAATGGACAGAAGCTCCCCTGCTCGGCTGCCTCAAGGGccgcctccccagccccccaaaCAGCCTCCCCGAGGGGCCCCGACTCGTGTGTCGTGGACGGGAGGTCAGGGAACAGCAGGGCTGACACGGCGACCCGGGCGTCCAGCCAGGAGGAGCCCCCTCTGCTCCAGGAGGGCGTTCCGAGCTGGGTGGAGCCCCCGGGGGCTGAGCTAGGCTCGGGCATCCTGCCACGCCCCGTGGCCCCCGAGGCCCAGGTAGGAAGCCAGCCTACAGAGCAAGCCCGGAGCACTGGGCAGCCCCTGCGCCGCCAGACGGGGGCCCGGAGGGGCGCGCGGGGCTCTCAGGGCCTGCTCTGTGTCCCCAGGTGTCTTCCTGCCCTCGCCCCCAGCAGCAGCGAACGAAGCGCGCCTGGAAGACATGGGCTCGGTGGCCCTGGCGCCCCTGGCCGACATGCTCGCCAGCCCGCAGCCCGGCCCCGCCGTGGCGCCCCTGGCCGGCGCTCTCAACACGCTGCTGTCCTGCCCGGGGGCCGTGTCGCAGAGCAGGCCACTCTCCAGCCTCCTGACCGGCTCCCTGCCCAGCTCCGGGGCTCCGGCAAGCACGCTGACCAGCAACCTGGGCCTGCCGTCCACCGGCCCCCTCACCGGCCACCTGTCCAGCCCCCTGGCCATGGCTCCGGTGGGCACACTGACCGGCCATCTGGGCCTGCCGCCCAACAGCCACCTGTCCAGCCCCCTGCTGGCCCCCATGGCCGGCCCCGTGACCGGCCCTCTGGGCAGCGCCCTGCTCTCGCCGCCGGCGGCCCCGCTGGCCGTGCCTCAGGGCCTGCTCAACCCCATGAGCGTGGCCGTGTTGGAGGGCCCGAAGTTGAGGCTGGCGGAGCCCCTCGTAGGATACCCCGCCAGGGCCCCGCCCTCGGCAGGTGCTGGGCACACGGCCAGCTCCAAAGGTAACGGGCGGGGcgggcagccccctgccccccccccgggCCTGCTCTGACGCTCctctctgccccaccccaccgCCAGCCCTGCTGCCCGAGCAGCCCAGGCCCACCCAGGACCCGGAGACCGGCGGCCTGGAGTTCGTGGGCGCGCCCATCCAGGCCTCCACCCCCATCAGCGCCGCGGACGTGCCAGGCCCCGTGCCAACCTTCGCCTTCAACGCTGCGGACCCCCAGGCGCAGCCCAGCGCCCCCCAGGGAcagcccgcccccgcccccaccccctccgcCACCCCGGCCCTCCTCACGGTCCCCGCTCCCGCCCCCCAAGCCGCCGCCACCagccacagcccctcgggcacgGGTGTCGCCCAGCAGGCCCCCAGCGCCCCCAGGCAGCCCTCCCCTACTCGCAGCTCCCACTCCTcgccccccacctccacctccccaccctcGGCCTGCGACGCCCGCTCGCCGCGCACGGCGGAGCCGGCTCGGAAGAGCATCCTGGAGCTGGAGCGGAAGCTGGCCCGCCGCAAGGCCAGCAAGTTCCCCGAAGGCCCCCGAGGTGAGCGACGCCCCAGCCCGCCGCCCGCCCTAAGCCCCGCCCACCGTGACGGTGACCGCGGCCCCCATGCACCAGGGGTGCGGCTGACAGGCCCTTCCCGTGCCCAGAGCAGAGGCAGGTGTCCTGGGAGAGGCTGGTGGGGGAGATCGCCTTCCAGCTGGACCGCAGGATCCTCTCCAGCATCTTCCCCGAGCGCGTGCGCCTCTACGGCTTCACTGTCTCCAACATCCCCGAGAAGATCATCCAGGTCTGGCCCCCACCACCCGGGCAGGAGTGGGGGACACGCCGGTCCTCAAGGGGCGTGGGGAAGGGCAGAGGGAGTCAGGGGGCCTGGCATGGGAGGAGTCCGCGGTCCAGCCCCCGTGGGCTCCCCAGAGAAGGGACGGGGTCAGCGCACGGGGCTGCGCCCCTGCCTCCAGCAATGGCTGCCCGGGTGGCGGCCCGGCTCCCGAGCTGAGTGAAGGGTCTGCAGCACGTGGTGCCCGCCCCCAGGGCCCACACCACCAAAGGCCTTCTCTCTGGCCCTGGGGGTCCCCCGGGGGCTGCCGGGGCCCACAGCCCCCGCCAGGGACTCAGGCCCAGCTCCCGGCGGTGTGCTCGGAGGACACGGTCCTCTCGCCCTCCTCCTGCCGCGCACTGGGAGGAGGGACGCTTCCCTGACGTCCTCTGAGTGTACCTGGGCCGGTGGTGAGAGCCTGACC from Dasypus novemcinctus isolate mDasNov1 chromosome 14, mDasNov1.1.hap2, whole genome shotgun sequence harbors:
- the SPATC1 gene encoding speriolin codes for the protein MGRATAEGDTCWGGQRAGTAFPWVTSRFGGGSLRAKLAGQRRHSRAQARRHGERSLLEHRPRRRAQPLTSQYPGPCWASLASSGAPHPQPGQGPGPWAASPVQPPPRAAPSPLPRGMSLLTNYEGLRHQIERLVRENEELKKLVRLIRENHELKSAIKTQAGDLGISGFTGGLGEATAGPPRQGVFLPSPPAAANEARLEDMGSVALAPLADMLASPQPGPAVAPLAGALNTLLSCPGAVSQSRPLSSLLTGSLPSSGAPASTLTSNLGLPSTGPLTGHLSSPLAMAPVGTLTGHLGLPPNSHLSSPLLAPMAGPVTGPLGSALLSPPAAPLAVPQGLLNPMSVAVLEGPKLRLAEPLVGYPARAPPSAGAGHTASSKALLPEQPRPTQDPETGGLEFVGAPIQASTPISAADVPGPVPTFAFNAADPQAQPSAPQGQPAPAPTPSATPALLTVPAPAPQAAATSHSPSGTGVAQQAPSAPRQPSPTRSSHSSPPTSTSPPSACDARSPRTAEPARKSILELERKLARRKASKFPEGPREQRQVSWERLVGEIAFQLDRRILSSIFPERVRLYGFTVSNIPEKIIQASLNPSDHKLDEELCQTLTQRYVSIMNRLQGLGYNGRVHPALTEQLVNAYGILRERPELAASEGGAYTVDFLQRVLVETVHPGMLTDALLLLSCLSQLAHDDGKPMFIW